A genomic window from Phocoena sinus isolate mPhoSin1 chromosome 20, mPhoSin1.pri, whole genome shotgun sequence includes:
- the GPS1 gene encoding COP9 signalosome complex subunit 1 isoform X6 yields MPLPVQVFNLQPASSVSGSGGAESQDRMRGGPAPRAAASSVADVHCAPPSGRSELFLPGTAGDFSLSASLSACTLLYEGAVEPMQIDVDPQEDPQNAPDVNYVVENPTLDLEQYAASYSGLMRIERLQFIADHCPPLRVEALKMALSFVQRTFNVDMYEEIHRKLLEAARELQNAPDAIPESGVEPPPLDTAWVEATRKKALLKLEKLDTDLKNYKGNSIKESIRRGHDDLGDHYLDCGDLSNALKCYSRARDYCTSAKHVINMCLNVIKVSVYLQNWSHVLSYVSKAESTPEIAEQRGERDTQTQAILTKLKCAAGLAELAARKYKQAAKCFLLASFDHCDFPELLSPSNVAVYGGLCALATFDRQELQRNVISSSSFKLFLELEPQVRDIIFKFYESKYASCLKMLDEMKDNLLLDMYLAPHVRTLYTQIRNRALIQYFSPYVSADMRKMATAFNTTVAALEDELTQLILEGLINARIDSHSKILYARDVDQRSTTFEKSLLMGKEFQRRAKAMILRAAVLRNQIHVKSPPREGSQGELTPANSQSRMSTNM; encoded by the exons ATGCCGCTGCCGGTTCAGGTGTTTAACTTGCAG CCAGCCAGCTCTGTGTCAGGGTCGGGGGGTGCAGAGAGTCAGGACAGAATGCGGGGTGGCCCGGCCCCCCGCGCGGCCGCGTCGTCAGTGGCAGATGTGCACTGCGCCCCTCCCAGCGGTAGGTCAGAGCTCTTCCTGCCGGGCACGGCCGGGGACTTCAGCCTGAGCGCCAGCCTGTCGGCCTGTACGCTGCTTTATGAG GGAGCCGTGGAGCCTATGCAGATTGATGTGGACCCCCAGGAGGACCCGCAGAACGCGCCCGATGTCAACTACGTTGTGGAGAACCCCACCCTG gatcTGGAGCAGTATGCGGCCAGCTACAGTGGCCTGATGCGCATCGAACGACTGCAGTTCATTGCTGACCACTGCCCCCCGCTGCGGGTGGAGGCCCTGAAGATGGCCCTGTCCTTCGTGCAGAGGACCTTCAACGTGGACATGTACGAGGAGATCCACCGCAAGCTCCTGGAGGCTGCCAG GGAGCTGCAGAATGCACCGGATGCCATCCCTGAGAGTGGTGTGGAGCCCCCACCCTTGGACACAGCCTGGGTGGAGGCCACGCGGAAGAAGGCCTTGCTGAAGCTGGAGAAGCTAGACACAGATCTGAAGAACTACAAGGGCAATTCTATCAAGGAGAGCATCAG GCGTGGCCATGATGACCTGGGTGACCACTATCTGGACTGTGGGGACCTTAGCAACGCCCTCAAGTGTTACTCCCGGGCCCGGGACTACTGCACCAGCGCCAAGCACGTCATTAACATGTGCCTCAACGTCATCAAG GTCAGCGTCTACTTGCAGAATTGGTCTCACGTGCTGAGCTATGTCAGCAAGGCTGAGTCCACCCCGGAAATTGCCGAG CAGCGTGGAGAGCGGGACACCCAGACTCAGGCCATCCTCACCAAGCTCAAGTGTGCAGCAG gcCTGGCTGAGTTGGCCGCACGCAAGTACAAGCAGGCTGCCAAGTGCTTCCTGCTGGCTTCCTTCGATCACTGCGACTTCCCCGAG CTGCTCTCCCCCAGCAACGTGGCCGTGTACGGTGGCCTGTGCGCCTTGGCCACCTTTGACCGGCAGGAGCTGCAGCGCAATGTCATCTCCAGCAG CTCCTTCAAGTTGTTCTTGGAGCTGGAACCACAGGTTCGGGACATTATCTTCAAATTCTATGAGTCCAAGTATGCCTCGTGCCTGAAGATGCTGGACGAGATGAAG GACAACCTGCTCCTAGACATGTACCTGGCCCCCCACGTCAGGACCCTGTACACACAGATTCGCAACCGGGCCCTCATCCAG TATTTCAGCCCCTACGTGTCAGCTGACATGCGCAAGATGGCCACGGCCTTCAACACCACAGTGGCGGCGCTGGAGGATGAGCTGACGCAGCTCATCCTGGAGGGGCTCATCAACGCCCGCATCGACTCCCACAGCAAG ATCCTATATGCCCGGGATGTGGATCAGCGCAGCACCACCTTCGAGAAGTCCCTGCTGATGGGCAAGGAGTTCCAGCGCCGTGCCAAAGCCATGATCCTGAGGGCGGCTGTGCTACGCAACCAGATCCATGTCAAG TCCCCTCCCCGGGAAGGGAGCCAAGGGGAGCTGACGCCAGCCAACAGCCAGTCCCGGATGAGCACCAACATGTGA
- the GPS1 gene encoding COP9 signalosome complex subunit 1 isoform X5 yields MPLPVQVFNLQQPASSVSGSGGAESQDRMRGGPAPRAAASSVADVHCAPPSGRSELFLPGTAGDFSLSASLSACTLLYEGAVEPMQIDVDPQEDPQNAPDVNYVVENPTLDLEQYAASYSGLMRIERLQFIADHCPPLRVEALKMALSFVQRTFNVDMYEEIHRKLLEAARELQNAPDAIPESGVEPPPLDTAWVEATRKKALLKLEKLDTDLKNYKGNSIKESIRRGHDDLGDHYLDCGDLSNALKCYSRARDYCTSAKHVINMCLNVIKVSVYLQNWSHVLSYVSKAESTPEIAEQRGERDTQTQAILTKLKCAAGLAELAARKYKQAAKCFLLASFDHCDFPELLSPSNVAVYGGLCALATFDRQELQRNVISSSSFKLFLELEPQVRDIIFKFYESKYASCLKMLDEMKDNLLLDMYLAPHVRTLYTQIRNRALIQYFSPYVSADMRKMATAFNTTVAALEDELTQLILEGLINARIDSHSKILYARDVDQRSTTFEKSLLMGKEFQRRAKAMILRAAVLRNQIHVKSPPREGSQGELTPANSQSRMSTNM; encoded by the exons ATGCCGCTGCCGGTTCAGGTGTTTAACTTGCAG CAGCCAGCCAGCTCTGTGTCAGGGTCGGGGGGTGCAGAGAGTCAGGACAGAATGCGGGGTGGCCCGGCCCCCCGCGCGGCCGCGTCGTCAGTGGCAGATGTGCACTGCGCCCCTCCCAGCGGTAGGTCAGAGCTCTTCCTGCCGGGCACGGCCGGGGACTTCAGCCTGAGCGCCAGCCTGTCGGCCTGTACGCTGCTTTATGAG GGAGCCGTGGAGCCTATGCAGATTGATGTGGACCCCCAGGAGGACCCGCAGAACGCGCCCGATGTCAACTACGTTGTGGAGAACCCCACCCTG gatcTGGAGCAGTATGCGGCCAGCTACAGTGGCCTGATGCGCATCGAACGACTGCAGTTCATTGCTGACCACTGCCCCCCGCTGCGGGTGGAGGCCCTGAAGATGGCCCTGTCCTTCGTGCAGAGGACCTTCAACGTGGACATGTACGAGGAGATCCACCGCAAGCTCCTGGAGGCTGCCAG GGAGCTGCAGAATGCACCGGATGCCATCCCTGAGAGTGGTGTGGAGCCCCCACCCTTGGACACAGCCTGGGTGGAGGCCACGCGGAAGAAGGCCTTGCTGAAGCTGGAGAAGCTAGACACAGATCTGAAGAACTACAAGGGCAATTCTATCAAGGAGAGCATCAG GCGTGGCCATGATGACCTGGGTGACCACTATCTGGACTGTGGGGACCTTAGCAACGCCCTCAAGTGTTACTCCCGGGCCCGGGACTACTGCACCAGCGCCAAGCACGTCATTAACATGTGCCTCAACGTCATCAAG GTCAGCGTCTACTTGCAGAATTGGTCTCACGTGCTGAGCTATGTCAGCAAGGCTGAGTCCACCCCGGAAATTGCCGAG CAGCGTGGAGAGCGGGACACCCAGACTCAGGCCATCCTCACCAAGCTCAAGTGTGCAGCAG gcCTGGCTGAGTTGGCCGCACGCAAGTACAAGCAGGCTGCCAAGTGCTTCCTGCTGGCTTCCTTCGATCACTGCGACTTCCCCGAG CTGCTCTCCCCCAGCAACGTGGCCGTGTACGGTGGCCTGTGCGCCTTGGCCACCTTTGACCGGCAGGAGCTGCAGCGCAATGTCATCTCCAGCAG CTCCTTCAAGTTGTTCTTGGAGCTGGAACCACAGGTTCGGGACATTATCTTCAAATTCTATGAGTCCAAGTATGCCTCGTGCCTGAAGATGCTGGACGAGATGAAG GACAACCTGCTCCTAGACATGTACCTGGCCCCCCACGTCAGGACCCTGTACACACAGATTCGCAACCGGGCCCTCATCCAG TATTTCAGCCCCTACGTGTCAGCTGACATGCGCAAGATGGCCACGGCCTTCAACACCACAGTGGCGGCGCTGGAGGATGAGCTGACGCAGCTCATCCTGGAGGGGCTCATCAACGCCCGCATCGACTCCCACAGCAAG ATCCTATATGCCCGGGATGTGGATCAGCGCAGCACCACCTTCGAGAAGTCCCTGCTGATGGGCAAGGAGTTCCAGCGCCGTGCCAAAGCCATGATCCTGAGGGCGGCTGTGCTACGCAACCAGATCCATGTCAAG TCCCCTCCCCGGGAAGGGAGCCAAGGGGAGCTGACGCCAGCCAACAGCCAGTCCCGGATGAGCACCAACATGTGA
- the GPS1 gene encoding COP9 signalosome complex subunit 1 isoform X9: MPLPVQVFNLQGAVEPMQIDVDPQEDPQNAPDVNYVVENPTLDLEQYAASYSGLMRIERLQFIADHCPPLRVEALKMALSFVQRTFNVDMYEEIHRKLLEAARELQNAPDAIPESGVEPPPLDTAWVEATRKKALLKLEKLDTDLKNYKGNSIKESIRRGHDDLGDHYLDCGDLSNALKCYSRARDYCTSAKHVINMCLNVIKVSVYLQNWSHVLSYVSKAESTPEIAERGERDTQTQAILTKLKCAAGLAELAARKYKQAAKCFLLASFDHCDFPELLSPSNVAVYGGLCALATFDRQELQRNVISSRWVEGGVLGTAALLLRPQPPSGGWAGRAGSEESGICSSFKLFLELEPQVRDIIFKFYESKYASCLKMLDEMKDNLLLDMYLAPHVRTLYTQIRNRALIQYFSPYVSADMRKMATAFNTTVAALEDELTQLILEGLINARIDSHSKILYARDVDQRSTTFEKSLLMGKEFQRRAKAMILRAAVLRNQIHVKSPPREGSQGELTPANSQSRMSTNM; the protein is encoded by the exons ATGCCGCTGCCGGTTCAGGTGTTTAACTTGCAG GGAGCCGTGGAGCCTATGCAGATTGATGTGGACCCCCAGGAGGACCCGCAGAACGCGCCCGATGTCAACTACGTTGTGGAGAACCCCACCCTG gatcTGGAGCAGTATGCGGCCAGCTACAGTGGCCTGATGCGCATCGAACGACTGCAGTTCATTGCTGACCACTGCCCCCCGCTGCGGGTGGAGGCCCTGAAGATGGCCCTGTCCTTCGTGCAGAGGACCTTCAACGTGGACATGTACGAGGAGATCCACCGCAAGCTCCTGGAGGCTGCCAG GGAGCTGCAGAATGCACCGGATGCCATCCCTGAGAGTGGTGTGGAGCCCCCACCCTTGGACACAGCCTGGGTGGAGGCCACGCGGAAGAAGGCCTTGCTGAAGCTGGAGAAGCTAGACACAGATCTGAAGAACTACAAGGGCAATTCTATCAAGGAGAGCATCAG GCGTGGCCATGATGACCTGGGTGACCACTATCTGGACTGTGGGGACCTTAGCAACGCCCTCAAGTGTTACTCCCGGGCCCGGGACTACTGCACCAGCGCCAAGCACGTCATTAACATGTGCCTCAACGTCATCAAG GTCAGCGTCTACTTGCAGAATTGGTCTCACGTGCTGAGCTATGTCAGCAAGGCTGAGTCCACCCCGGAAATTGCCGAG CGTGGAGAGCGGGACACCCAGACTCAGGCCATCCTCACCAAGCTCAAGTGTGCAGCAG gcCTGGCTGAGTTGGCCGCACGCAAGTACAAGCAGGCTGCCAAGTGCTTCCTGCTGGCTTCCTTCGATCACTGCGACTTCCCCGAG CTGCTCTCCCCCAGCAACGTGGCCGTGTACGGTGGCCTGTGCGCCTTGGCCACCTTTGACCGGCAGGAGCTGCAGCGCAATGTCATCTCCAGCAGGTGGGTGGAAGGTGGGGTATTGGGCACTGCAGCCCTGCTCCTGCGCCCCCAGCCACCTTCAGGCgggtgggcaggcagggccgGCTCTGAGGAGTCTGGCATCTGCAGCTCCTTCAAGTTGTTCTTGGAGCTGGAACCACAGGTTCGGGACATTATCTTCAAATTCTATGAGTCCAAGTATGCCTCGTGCCTGAAGATGCTGGACGAGATGAAG GACAACCTGCTCCTAGACATGTACCTGGCCCCCCACGTCAGGACCCTGTACACACAGATTCGCAACCGGGCCCTCATCCAG TATTTCAGCCCCTACGTGTCAGCTGACATGCGCAAGATGGCCACGGCCTTCAACACCACAGTGGCGGCGCTGGAGGATGAGCTGACGCAGCTCATCCTGGAGGGGCTCATCAACGCCCGCATCGACTCCCACAGCAAG ATCCTATATGCCCGGGATGTGGATCAGCGCAGCACCACCTTCGAGAAGTCCCTGCTGATGGGCAAGGAGTTCCAGCGCCGTGCCAAAGCCATGATCCTGAGGGCGGCTGTGCTACGCAACCAGATCCATGTCAAG TCCCCTCCCCGGGAAGGGAGCCAAGGGGAGCTGACGCCAGCCAACAGCCAGTCCCGGATGAGCACCAACATGTGA
- the GPS1 gene encoding COP9 signalosome complex subunit 1 isoform X10, which produces MPLPVQVFNLQGAVEPMQIDVDPQEDPQNAPDVNYVVENPTLDLEQYAASYSGLMRIERLQFIADHCPPLRVEALKMALSFVQRTFNVDMYEEIHRKLLEAARELQNAPDAIPESGVEPPPLDTAWVEATRKKALLKLEKLDTDLKNYKGNSIKESIRRGHDDLGDHYLDCGDLSNALKCYSRARDYCTSAKHVINMCLNVIKVSVYLQNWSHVLSYVSKAESTPEIAEQRGERDTQTQAILTKLKCAAGLAELAARKYKQAAKCFLLASFDHCDFPELLSPSNVAVYGGLCALATFDRQELQRNVISSSSFKLFLELEPQVRDIIFKFYESKYASCLKMLDEMKDNLLLDMYLAPHVRTLYTQIRNRALIQYFSPYVSADMRKMATAFNTTVAALEDELTQLILEGLINARIDSHSKILYARDVDQRSTTFEKSLLMGKEFQRRAKAMILRAAVLRNQIHVKSPPREGSQGELTPANSQSRMSTNM; this is translated from the exons ATGCCGCTGCCGGTTCAGGTGTTTAACTTGCAG GGAGCCGTGGAGCCTATGCAGATTGATGTGGACCCCCAGGAGGACCCGCAGAACGCGCCCGATGTCAACTACGTTGTGGAGAACCCCACCCTG gatcTGGAGCAGTATGCGGCCAGCTACAGTGGCCTGATGCGCATCGAACGACTGCAGTTCATTGCTGACCACTGCCCCCCGCTGCGGGTGGAGGCCCTGAAGATGGCCCTGTCCTTCGTGCAGAGGACCTTCAACGTGGACATGTACGAGGAGATCCACCGCAAGCTCCTGGAGGCTGCCAG GGAGCTGCAGAATGCACCGGATGCCATCCCTGAGAGTGGTGTGGAGCCCCCACCCTTGGACACAGCCTGGGTGGAGGCCACGCGGAAGAAGGCCTTGCTGAAGCTGGAGAAGCTAGACACAGATCTGAAGAACTACAAGGGCAATTCTATCAAGGAGAGCATCAG GCGTGGCCATGATGACCTGGGTGACCACTATCTGGACTGTGGGGACCTTAGCAACGCCCTCAAGTGTTACTCCCGGGCCCGGGACTACTGCACCAGCGCCAAGCACGTCATTAACATGTGCCTCAACGTCATCAAG GTCAGCGTCTACTTGCAGAATTGGTCTCACGTGCTGAGCTATGTCAGCAAGGCTGAGTCCACCCCGGAAATTGCCGAG CAGCGTGGAGAGCGGGACACCCAGACTCAGGCCATCCTCACCAAGCTCAAGTGTGCAGCAG gcCTGGCTGAGTTGGCCGCACGCAAGTACAAGCAGGCTGCCAAGTGCTTCCTGCTGGCTTCCTTCGATCACTGCGACTTCCCCGAG CTGCTCTCCCCCAGCAACGTGGCCGTGTACGGTGGCCTGTGCGCCTTGGCCACCTTTGACCGGCAGGAGCTGCAGCGCAATGTCATCTCCAGCAG CTCCTTCAAGTTGTTCTTGGAGCTGGAACCACAGGTTCGGGACATTATCTTCAAATTCTATGAGTCCAAGTATGCCTCGTGCCTGAAGATGCTGGACGAGATGAAG GACAACCTGCTCCTAGACATGTACCTGGCCCCCCACGTCAGGACCCTGTACACACAGATTCGCAACCGGGCCCTCATCCAG TATTTCAGCCCCTACGTGTCAGCTGACATGCGCAAGATGGCCACGGCCTTCAACACCACAGTGGCGGCGCTGGAGGATGAGCTGACGCAGCTCATCCTGGAGGGGCTCATCAACGCCCGCATCGACTCCCACAGCAAG ATCCTATATGCCCGGGATGTGGATCAGCGCAGCACCACCTTCGAGAAGTCCCTGCTGATGGGCAAGGAGTTCCAGCGCCGTGCCAAAGCCATGATCCTGAGGGCGGCTGTGCTACGCAACCAGATCCATGTCAAG TCCCCTCCCCGGGAAGGGAGCCAAGGGGAGCTGACGCCAGCCAACAGCCAGTCCCGGATGAGCACCAACATGTGA
- the GPS1 gene encoding COP9 signalosome complex subunit 1 isoform X11 yields MPLPVQVFNLQGAVEPMQIDVDPQEDPQNAPDVNYVVENPTLDLEQYAASYSGLMRIERLQFIADHCPPLRVEALKMALSFVQRTFNVDMYEEIHRKLLEAARELQNAPDAIPESGVEPPPLDTAWVEATRKKALLKLEKLDTDLKNYKGNSIKESIRRGHDDLGDHYLDCGDLSNALKCYSRARDYCTSAKHVINMCLNVIKVSVYLQNWSHVLSYVSKAESTPEIAERGERDTQTQAILTKLKCAAGLAELAARKYKQAAKCFLLASFDHCDFPELLSPSNVAVYGGLCALATFDRQELQRNVISSSSFKLFLELEPQVRDIIFKFYESKYASCLKMLDEMKDNLLLDMYLAPHVRTLYTQIRNRALIQYFSPYVSADMRKMATAFNTTVAALEDELTQLILEGLINARIDSHSKILYARDVDQRSTTFEKSLLMGKEFQRRAKAMILRAAVLRNQIHVKSPPREGSQGELTPANSQSRMSTNM; encoded by the exons ATGCCGCTGCCGGTTCAGGTGTTTAACTTGCAG GGAGCCGTGGAGCCTATGCAGATTGATGTGGACCCCCAGGAGGACCCGCAGAACGCGCCCGATGTCAACTACGTTGTGGAGAACCCCACCCTG gatcTGGAGCAGTATGCGGCCAGCTACAGTGGCCTGATGCGCATCGAACGACTGCAGTTCATTGCTGACCACTGCCCCCCGCTGCGGGTGGAGGCCCTGAAGATGGCCCTGTCCTTCGTGCAGAGGACCTTCAACGTGGACATGTACGAGGAGATCCACCGCAAGCTCCTGGAGGCTGCCAG GGAGCTGCAGAATGCACCGGATGCCATCCCTGAGAGTGGTGTGGAGCCCCCACCCTTGGACACAGCCTGGGTGGAGGCCACGCGGAAGAAGGCCTTGCTGAAGCTGGAGAAGCTAGACACAGATCTGAAGAACTACAAGGGCAATTCTATCAAGGAGAGCATCAG GCGTGGCCATGATGACCTGGGTGACCACTATCTGGACTGTGGGGACCTTAGCAACGCCCTCAAGTGTTACTCCCGGGCCCGGGACTACTGCACCAGCGCCAAGCACGTCATTAACATGTGCCTCAACGTCATCAAG GTCAGCGTCTACTTGCAGAATTGGTCTCACGTGCTGAGCTATGTCAGCAAGGCTGAGTCCACCCCGGAAATTGCCGAG CGTGGAGAGCGGGACACCCAGACTCAGGCCATCCTCACCAAGCTCAAGTGTGCAGCAG gcCTGGCTGAGTTGGCCGCACGCAAGTACAAGCAGGCTGCCAAGTGCTTCCTGCTGGCTTCCTTCGATCACTGCGACTTCCCCGAG CTGCTCTCCCCCAGCAACGTGGCCGTGTACGGTGGCCTGTGCGCCTTGGCCACCTTTGACCGGCAGGAGCTGCAGCGCAATGTCATCTCCAGCAG CTCCTTCAAGTTGTTCTTGGAGCTGGAACCACAGGTTCGGGACATTATCTTCAAATTCTATGAGTCCAAGTATGCCTCGTGCCTGAAGATGCTGGACGAGATGAAG GACAACCTGCTCCTAGACATGTACCTGGCCCCCCACGTCAGGACCCTGTACACACAGATTCGCAACCGGGCCCTCATCCAG TATTTCAGCCCCTACGTGTCAGCTGACATGCGCAAGATGGCCACGGCCTTCAACACCACAGTGGCGGCGCTGGAGGATGAGCTGACGCAGCTCATCCTGGAGGGGCTCATCAACGCCCGCATCGACTCCCACAGCAAG ATCCTATATGCCCGGGATGTGGATCAGCGCAGCACCACCTTCGAGAAGTCCCTGCTGATGGGCAAGGAGTTCCAGCGCCGTGCCAAAGCCATGATCCTGAGGGCGGCTGTGCTACGCAACCAGATCCATGTCAAG TCCCCTCCCCGGGAAGGGAGCCAAGGGGAGCTGACGCCAGCCAACAGCCAGTCCCGGATGAGCACCAACATGTGA